The Maniola jurtina chromosome 1, ilManJurt1.1, whole genome shotgun sequence genome has a window encoding:
- the LOC123864131 gene encoding vitellin-degrading protease-like isoform X2, which translates to MFTFELLLLCIPSPGVPYTYLPEHETVVNSWSYNTNIVTDIKQLPYHVLIVYGSKYCSGTLTGSRTVVTAATCFVRNKGEPIVVKAGSNSMVGSGQIISVLEYKVHEYFQNLSNLDNDIALLILKEHVLFDGNVIKAQLVESEVALRESTPIKVSGWGGPHLPEGRLSDNGGGATFKNILVGILSWGANSKDQYNVAILTNVSYFERWIKLNTIRFLTKYCVVKENSKLLGIHSDEYVES; encoded by the exons atgtttacaTTTGAGCTACTGCTACTCTGTATACCATCGCCAGGAGTCCCATACACGTATTTACCAGAACACGAAACAGTGGTTAACTCCTGGAGTTACAACACGAACATCGTTACTGACATAAAACAACTACCCTATCACGTGTTGATAGTGTACGGCTCAAAGTATTGCTCGGGAACTCTGACTGGCAGCAGGACTGTGGTCACTGCGGCGACTTGCTTCGTGAGGAACAAAGGAGAGCCAATTGTGGTGAAGGCCGGATCGAATTCTATGGTTGGAAGCGG GCAAATAATTTCCGTGTTGGAATACAAAGTTCACGAATATTTCCAAAACTTGAGCAATTTAGACAATGATATTGCACTGCTAATTCTCAAG GAGCATGTACTCTTCGATGGAAATGTAATCAAAGCCCAACTTGTGGAATCAGAGGTTGCTTTACGAGAAAGCACCCCGATAAAAGTATCTGGCTGGGGAGGCCCA CATTTGCCg GAAGGGCGTCTCAGTGACAATGGTGGAGGTGCcacatttaaaaatattctgGTAGGTATTTTGTCATGGGGAGCAAATAGTAAAGACCAATACAACGTCGCAATCCTTACAAATGTGTCCTACTTTGAAAG GTGGATTAAGCTGAATACAATCAGGTTTCTCACAAAGTATTGTGTGGTGAAAGAAAACTCAAAACTTTTGGGAATTCATTCCGATGAATACGTGGAATCTTAA
- the LOC123864115 gene encoding trypsin epsilon-like isoform X1 has translation MLYAVIKMIAVHFFLHTNYVECHLKDMGEVTRTNWTHILKAVESRIVGGAPASLELYPFMVQFYNRGGLCGGTILTSKTVMTAAHCFNHNKNLEEMKIFSSPRFTFDFNARIHEVWNFAIHEHYNLKYFFANDIAIIIIHDTFVFGPQVQKATLVDSDEWMNEKEVFFAAGWGETKYGEGVKKRGLRQIHLHYVSKEQCQAEHQLELGPEMFCLYGDSERDTCRGDSGGGILWKGAIVGIISHGRNCTELPGMYVKVNYFHSWIQKTVKDLYRTFCDFHKNKS, from the exons atgttatacgCGGTAATTAAAATGATCGCCGTGCACTTTTTCCTTCATACGAACTACGTAGAATGCCATTTAAAAGACATGGGTGAAGTTACAAGAACTAATTGGACTCATATCTTGAAAGCTGTGGAAAGTCGTATTGTTGGAGGAGCACCGGCTAGTCTTGAGCTGTACCCGTTTATGGTTCAGTTCTACAATCGTGGCGGTCTCTGTGGTGGTACCATCTTGACAAGCAAAACAGTTATGACGGCGGCACATTGTTTTAACCACAACAAGAATTTGGAGGAAATGAAAATATTCTCAA GCCCCCGGTTCACCTTTGATTTTAACGCACGCATTCATGAAGTATGGAACTTCGCTATACACGAGCACTACAATTTGAAATACTTTTTCGCTAACGATATTGCTATTATCATAATACACGACACGTTCGTCTTTGGCCCGCAAGTTCAAAAGGCGACACTTGTTGATAGTGATGAATGGATGAATGAAAAGGAAGTATTTTTTGCAGCCGGCTGGGGAGAAACTAAA TATGGCGAAGGAGTTAAAAAAAGAGGTTTACGGCAAATTCATCTACACTACGTAAGTAAAGAGCAGTGTCAAGCAGAACATCAATTGGAGCTAGGCCCTGAGATGTTCTGCTTGTACGGAGATAGTGAACGGGACACCTGCCGTGGAGACTCTGGAGGCGGAATACTGTGGAAAGG CGCTATAGTCGGAATAATTTCCCACGGTCGAAACTGCACTGAACTGCCAGGAATGTACGTAAAAGTGAATTATTTCCATTCTTGGATACAAAAGACCGTGAAAGATCTATACAGAACATTTTgtgattttcataaaaataaaagctaa
- the LOC123864108 gene encoding chymotrypsin-1-like, producing MFAIKKSFIILYLLSLCKRIFGTKSQNELFLSTLNGKIIGGHPVRIESFPFSVLFFNDGSVCSGVILNSLSLLTAAHCFQVNKNKEKMEIAIGSRYVHDYDAEIFEVLSIVIHEDYSKIMPFASDIALIFLKESIKFDEKKQRAVLVSNEDWMKCDNDEDWKKCKDQDNVVAVGWGWTKYGGSLSELGLLQTTLRYVPRQECEKLHGMRLAEDMFCLYGDAARDTCRGDSGGGVLWNGSVIGIVSHGNGCAKKDKPSVYISVYYHRQWIERQIKNFTKNYCKLKSLDSYNQEHKLEKLTIWML from the exons ATGTTTGCTATAAAGAAatcatttataattttgtacttGTTAAGTTTATGCAAAAGAATATTTGGTACGAAATCACAAAATGAATTATTCCTCAGTACATTAAACGGTAAAATTATAGGCGGACATCCGGTTAGAATAGAAAGTTTTCCTTTTAGCGTCTTGTTCTTTAACGATGGTTCAGTATGTTCTGGGGTCATCTTAAATAGTTTGAGTTTACTGACTGCCGCGCATTGTTtccaagttaataaaaataaggaaaaaatGGAGATTGCGATAG GAAGCAGATACGTTCATGACTACGACGCCGAAATATTCGAAGTGCTTAGTATTGTAATACATGAGGATTACAGCAAGATTATGCCTTTCGCGTCCGATATTGCTTTAATATTTCTGAAGGAGTCGATAAAGTTTGACGAGAAGAAGCAAAGAGCTGTGTTGGTTAGTAATGAGGACTGGATGAAATGTGACAACGATGAGGATTGGAAGAAATGTAAGGATCAAGATAATGTGGTTGCAGTTGGATGGGGATGGACTAAG TACGGGGGATCATTATCGGAGCTCGGTTTGCTGCAGACAACTTTGCGGTACGTTCCCAGACAAGAGTGCGAGAAGTTGCACGGCATGAGACTGGCTGAGGACATGTTTTGTTTGTATGGAGACGCGGCTCGAGACACCTGTAGGGGTGACTCTGGGGGAGGGGTCCTTTGGAATGG GTCTGTTATCGGAATTGTTTCTCATGGTAATGGATGTGCTAAAAAAGACAAACCAAGTGTGTATATTAGTGTGTATTACCACCGCCAATGGATTGAAAGGCAGATCAAGAACTTTACTAAAAATTACTGCAAATTGAAGTCACTGGACAGTTATAACCAAGAACATAAATTAGAAAAACTTACTATATGGATGTTATAA
- the LOC123864131 gene encoding trypsin-like isoform X1, giving the protein MFTFELLLLCIPSPGVPYTYLPEHETVVNSWSYNTNIVTDIKQLPYHVLIVYGSKYCSGTLTGSRTVVTAATCFVRNKGEPIVVKAGSNSMVGSGQIISVLEYKVHEYFQNLSNLDNDIALLILKEHVLFDGNVIKAQLVESEVALRESTPIKVSGWGGPHLPVKYLNLLLQSEMIVINKAECEISHKSLLTPSNFCVKYRSEGRLSDNGGGATFKNILVGILSWGANSKDQYNVAILTNVSYFERWIKLNTIRFLTKYCVVKENSKLLGIHSDEYVES; this is encoded by the exons atgtttacaTTTGAGCTACTGCTACTCTGTATACCATCGCCAGGAGTCCCATACACGTATTTACCAGAACACGAAACAGTGGTTAACTCCTGGAGTTACAACACGAACATCGTTACTGACATAAAACAACTACCCTATCACGTGTTGATAGTGTACGGCTCAAAGTATTGCTCGGGAACTCTGACTGGCAGCAGGACTGTGGTCACTGCGGCGACTTGCTTCGTGAGGAACAAAGGAGAGCCAATTGTGGTGAAGGCCGGATCGAATTCTATGGTTGGAAGCGG GCAAATAATTTCCGTGTTGGAATACAAAGTTCACGAATATTTCCAAAACTTGAGCAATTTAGACAATGATATTGCACTGCTAATTCTCAAG GAGCATGTACTCTTCGATGGAAATGTAATCAAAGCCCAACTTGTGGAATCAGAGGTTGCTTTACGAGAAAGCACCCCGATAAAAGTATCTGGCTGGGGAGGCCCA CATTTGCCggtaaaatatttgaatttactTCTGCAATCAGAAATGATTGTAATCAATAAAGCGGAATGTGAAATCTCACATAAAAGTCTTCTAACACCATCGAACTTCTGTGTAAAATATAGGAGT GAAGGGCGTCTCAGTGACAATGGTGGAGGTGCcacatttaaaaatattctgGTAGGTATTTTGTCATGGGGAGCAAATAGTAAAGACCAATACAACGTCGCAATCCTTACAAATGTGTCCTACTTTGAAAG GTGGATTAAGCTGAATACAATCAGGTTTCTCACAAAGTATTGTGTGGTGAAAGAAAACTCAAAACTTTTGGGAATTCATTCCGATGAATACGTGGAATCTTAA
- the LOC123864115 gene encoding trypsin epsilon-like isoform X2: MLYAVIKMIAVHFFLHTNYVECHLKDMGEVTRTNWTHILKAVESRIVGGAPASLELYPFMVQFYNRGGPRFTFDFNARIHEVWNFAIHEHYNLKYFFANDIAIIIIHDTFVFGPQVQKATLVDSDEWMNEKEVFFAAGWGETKYGEGVKKRGLRQIHLHYVSKEQCQAEHQLELGPEMFCLYGDSERDTCRGDSGGGILWKGAIVGIISHGRNCTELPGMYVKVNYFHSWIQKTVKDLYRTFCDFHKNKS, from the exons atgttatacgCGGTAATTAAAATGATCGCCGTGCACTTTTTCCTTCATACGAACTACGTAGAATGCCATTTAAAAGACATGGGTGAAGTTACAAGAACTAATTGGACTCATATCTTGAAAGCTGTGGAAAGTCGTATTGTTGGAGGAGCACCGGCTAGTCTTGAGCTGTACCCGTTTATGGTTCAGTTCTACAATCGTGGCG GCCCCCGGTTCACCTTTGATTTTAACGCACGCATTCATGAAGTATGGAACTTCGCTATACACGAGCACTACAATTTGAAATACTTTTTCGCTAACGATATTGCTATTATCATAATACACGACACGTTCGTCTTTGGCCCGCAAGTTCAAAAGGCGACACTTGTTGATAGTGATGAATGGATGAATGAAAAGGAAGTATTTTTTGCAGCCGGCTGGGGAGAAACTAAA TATGGCGAAGGAGTTAAAAAAAGAGGTTTACGGCAAATTCATCTACACTACGTAAGTAAAGAGCAGTGTCAAGCAGAACATCAATTGGAGCTAGGCCCTGAGATGTTCTGCTTGTACGGAGATAGTGAACGGGACACCTGCCGTGGAGACTCTGGAGGCGGAATACTGTGGAAAGG CGCTATAGTCGGAATAATTTCCCACGGTCGAAACTGCACTGAACTGCCAGGAATGTACGTAAAAGTGAATTATTTCCATTCTTGGATACAAAAGACCGTGAAAGATCTATACAGAACATTTTgtgattttcataaaaataaaagctaa